DNA from Gammaproteobacteria bacterium:
GTGGGTCATATTAACAGGATATATTGCCCCTGACAATAAAGTTAGTGGGCAGCAGCAGCCCTAGTCCCGACAGGTCAAGATTTGTTAGGCTTGCGTCTTTGTACATCCCATTTAATTTTTTTTGAATTAGCGTTTTCATCTTTGTTGGTTTTTTGTGCAGTTTGAGGAGCATCTATATCCACTAAAATATTGCCAATAATTTGGTATTGACTAGCCTGTTTGGTGAGGCCGAGAGGTACGCCCAGTCCCACTGCGACATTTTTAGCAGCTTGGATATAAATACCTGGCGTCAGGTAAGCTTCATTATCATCCCCATTATTGTTCCAAGTATTGTTAAACAATGTATATTCTAAGCTAAGGTTTACTTTTTCGCTTCGTTCCGCGATTCCAAATCCTAAGATTAAAGTGTGAGCAGCCCGATCGTCATCTTCTGGGGAGGAGTGTTTCTTTAATCGTTGTACTAAGCTGATACCCGTTTGTGAAAAAAGCTCAGTGCGCCACCCCCCATGAATAAAGTCTTTGGCAAATACGACATAAGGTTCATAACGAAAAAAGCCATCAGTAAGATTTTTATTAATATCGCCCGTAGGAATATGAAAATTGATCAGAACAGCAGCGCTAAAGGTTGATTTATTGATATACATCCAACTGTATTGAGATCCAAAATCACAATCCCCCAAGCCAGATGTACGCTGATTCTCTTCCAGCGCAGGCGGGATTTCTTTTTTGCCTCTTCTACCACTCAAGGAAACAGTGCCCCCCTGTTGGGAAAGAATGATGTAGGGCGTAAAGTTAAAATAAACAAACCAACTGTCTGTTACCCCATATGAAATCTGGGGATAGAGAAAAAGCAACCAGTCATCTGCATCCCGAATGTATTGGGGTTGAATAATAGTCTCATAGCTATCTTTAGCTAAGGGGAAAACAGAATAACTTAAAAAATAAGGTAGCCAATTATCTTCTGGTTGAACTGATTTTTCTTCATCAGCATAGCTGGGACACCAGCAGAGTAATATTAGCAGTACCGCTAAGAAGTTCTTCATCACATCCTGTAATAAGTTTATTAGTTTGTTTTGCTGTAACTATTCAGCGCAAAACTGAACGTTCGAGCAAAATTCAATTAGTACTGAATAGTTACGTTTTGCTATGATTTATGTTTGTTAACAGAAGTATGTGGCTGACATGCCTGCTAATAAACCAAATAAATGTCCTTCCCATGATACCTTCTCTTCATTAGGAAAAATGCTTAATAATAATCCGCCAAAGTAATATACACACACGAGCGCTAAGATAGCCGTAAGTATGGAAGGATTTTTATAAGCATACACTAATAAATAACCCCAATAACCCATCACCAAGTCACTCGCTCCAATATGAATTGCCCTGCGACCCAATAACCAAATAGCTCCCCCACTTAATAATACAATGGAGGCGGTGACGCAAATAAAATGTGTCAGCCCACCCGTCAAGATAAAAGTAAGTAAAACAAAGAGGGGAATCGAATTAAAAAATAAGTGATTGAATCCGCCATGAAGAAAAGGGTGTAATGGAATGCCTATTAAACCGAATAGATGGCGTGGGTATATACCAAGCAAATTAAGTCGATAGCCGATTAGCCAATTTACGAAAAGAATCGCCCATAGCATACCCACCAACATGAGCGCCATAGGGATATTCTCTTTAACAAGGTTAATTGCAGCCTGCAATTGAGCGAGAAAATTTTCCAACGAGTCACCTTAAGAGGTAATTTATTAATCTCTATTTTCTCTTTTCCAATTGGGAATGACAAATGATACCTCTGCTTATCAGGCCATTCCTTTTGGGCTGACAAGCAGAGTGTCTCATTTGAGGCCTCTCGTTTTCAGAATTGACTTTAAACTACCATTTTCTATAGCCGGTGGCTCCATAATAACCGCCCACACCTGAGGCGGCAGCGCCAAATAAAAATACAAAGAATGTTGCTAGCGCGGTAACTCCTGCACTGTTGGCTACATTTTCTGTTGATTTGCTAGGCGTGAGTGCTTTATCTCTATCAGAAGCAGCTTGTTGGGTAATGTGCTGAACTGCATTCCCTGCCTGTTGAGAACTACTTACCACGCCGCTAATGACACTGGTAGCCAGTACAAGGCCAATAACTAAAGCTAAACTCCATGCTAAAAATCCATGCAACACACCCGAAACGGGGTCCGCATTCAATCTCCTTGCGAGCCTGCCTGCTACAAAACCAGCTACAAACATGGTTACAATACCTGTAAGTATCAGCCATAACATAGCGCCAATACCTAATGCAAGCATACCGGTAGAGCTTGTGGTA
Protein-coding regions in this window:
- a CDS encoding transporter, translated to MKNFLAVLLILLCWCPSYADEEKSVQPEDNWLPYFLSYSVFPLAKDSYETIIQPQYIRDADDWLLFLYPQISYGVTDSWFVYFNFTPYIILSQQGGTVSLSGRRGKKEIPPALEENQRTSGLGDCDFGSQYSWMYINKSTFSAAVLINFHIPTGDINKNLTDGFFRYEPYVVFAKDFIHGGWRTELFSQTGISLVQRLKKHSSPEDDDRAAHTLILGFGIAERSEKVNLSLEYTLFNNTWNNNGDDNEAYLTPGIYIQAAKNVAVGLGVPLGLTKQASQYQIIGNILVDIDAPQTAQKTNKDENANSKKIKWDVQRRKPNKS
- a CDS encoding rhomboid family intramembrane serine protease; the protein is MALMLVGMLWAILFVNWLIGYRLNLLGIYPRHLFGLIGIPLHPFLHGGFNHLFFNSIPLFVLLTFILTGGLTHFICVTASIVLLSGGAIWLLGRRAIHIGASDLVMGYWGYLLVYAYKNPSILTAILALVCVYYFGGLLLSIFPNEEKVSWEGHLFGLLAGMSATYFC